Proteins co-encoded in one Actinomadura luteofluorescens genomic window:
- a CDS encoding DUF397 domain-containing protein produces the protein MDLSQARWVKATASASSNGGCVEVADLDTAAALRDSRTPEAGAHVVSRSVLAAFLDDVRAGRYDR, from the coding sequence ATGGACCTCTCTCAGGCGCGATGGGTCAAGGCGACCGCCAGCGCCAGCAGCAACGGGGGCTGTGTCGAGGTCGCCGATCTCGACACGGCCGCGGCGCTGCGCGACAGCAGGACGCCGGAGGCCGGGGCGCACGTCGTCTCCCGTTCCGTGCTCGCCGCGTTCCTCGATGACGTGCGGGCGGGCCGTTACGACCGCTGA
- a CDS encoding SAM-dependent methyltransferase, giving the protein MSDTEQVPPGVDTTVPTPARMYDYYLGGTDNFEVDRAAAEKVLANMPEAGDAAWANRGFLQRSVRWLAQHGVRQFIDVGAGLPTMNNTHDAAQAVAPDARVLYADNDPMVRAHAEKLLAGSTGTAFITADFRDPGGVLGHEVTAGMIDLTEPVALLVVALVHFIPDDDDPWGIVREYMDRLAPGSYLVLSAGTGDRQADRAVGTIRDVYARSTASVQLRSRAEVERFFTGMEIVPPWEGSAAKVCYIGEWGAEDPDAADSDGSRWAYCAVARREG; this is encoded by the coding sequence GTGAGCGACACCGAGCAGGTTCCGCCCGGAGTGGACACCACGGTCCCGACCCCGGCCCGGATGTACGACTACTACCTCGGGGGCACCGACAACTTCGAGGTCGATCGTGCGGCGGCGGAGAAGGTCCTGGCGAACATGCCGGAGGCCGGGGACGCGGCCTGGGCCAACCGCGGCTTCCTGCAGCGCTCGGTGCGATGGCTGGCCCAGCACGGGGTCCGGCAGTTCATCGACGTGGGCGCGGGCCTGCCGACGATGAACAACACCCATGACGCCGCGCAGGCGGTCGCGCCCGACGCGCGCGTCCTGTACGCCGACAACGACCCGATGGTGCGGGCCCACGCCGAGAAGCTGCTGGCGGGGTCCACCGGGACGGCGTTCATCACGGCCGACTTCCGCGACCCCGGCGGGGTGCTCGGGCACGAGGTCACCGCCGGGATGATCGACCTGACCGAGCCCGTCGCGCTGCTGGTCGTGGCGCTGGTCCACTTCATCCCGGACGACGACGACCCGTGGGGCATCGTCCGGGAGTACATGGACCGGCTCGCGCCCGGCAGCTACCTGGTGCTGTCCGCCGGCACCGGCGACCGGCAGGCCGACCGGGCGGTCGGCACGATCAGGGACGTCTACGCCAGGTCCACCGCGAGCGTCCAGCTGCGGTCGCGTGCGGAGGTCGAGCGCTTCTTCACCGGAATGGAGATCGTCCCGCCGTGGGAGGGGTCGGCGGCGAAGGTCTGCTACATCGGTGAGTGGGGCGCGGAGGACCCCGACGCGGCCGACAGCGACGGCTCGCGGTGGGCTTACTGCGCGGTGGCGAGGAGGGAAGGGTGA
- a CDS encoding alpha/beta hydrolase domain-containing protein, with translation MRFSLRVPWRRLAAAAAGAGLLAAPLCASPPALAAASGPVVTVPPPGAHGFPFLAAAEDLGSFGYTENEYFITGTATSYAKSGLWTSDGRWDVRASGQAPYKTRLLVRRPSDPAKFNGTVVVEWLNVSGQLELSPDYWFERDELLREGYAWVGVSAQSVGVNGGLGKIRGLRGWDPARYGGLVHPGDAFSYDIFSQAGQALRSPDGPDPLGGLAVRTLLADGESQSAGLMTTYANAVQPVSRVYDGFMIHSNGAVGAPISGELSDTLWMPNPSRIRTDLTVPTFVVLTETDVPLAAAARQPDTDRVVHWELAGTSHGDQWAYHLGQATVERSAGADAPAPDCAAGSAPYNDGPGHYAMNAALRRLDAWARGGARPASGAPLDTILRDPRTGLATGGVRLPDVAVPTRTLTGMRDTAGSGVFCGLYGARDPWNGGADPWDRHDAGDPSDPSLPFTAEPVLSVLYPTHAGYVSKVRAAAQASVSAGHLLPEDATTIIAAAERSGTGG, from the coding sequence GTGCGTTTCTCCCTGCGGGTTCCCTGGCGGCGGCTCGCCGCCGCGGCGGCGGGGGCGGGGCTGCTCGCCGCCCCGCTGTGCGCCTCGCCCCCCGCCCTGGCCGCGGCCTCCGGGCCCGTGGTCACCGTCCCGCCCCCGGGCGCCCACGGCTTCCCGTTCCTGGCGGCGGCCGAGGATCTCGGGTCGTTCGGGTACACCGAGAACGAGTACTTCATCACCGGCACCGCCACCTCGTACGCCAAGTCCGGCCTGTGGACGTCCGACGGCCGGTGGGACGTGCGGGCGTCCGGGCAGGCCCCTTACAAGACCAGGCTCCTGGTCCGGCGCCCCTCCGATCCGGCGAAGTTCAACGGGACCGTCGTGGTCGAGTGGCTCAACGTCAGCGGCCAGCTGGAGCTGTCCCCGGACTACTGGTTCGAGCGGGACGAGCTGCTGCGCGAGGGCTACGCGTGGGTCGGCGTCTCGGCGCAGTCGGTCGGCGTCAACGGCGGGCTCGGGAAGATCCGCGGGCTCAGGGGGTGGGACCCGGCCCGGTACGGCGGCCTCGTCCACCCCGGGGACGCCTTCTCCTACGACATCTTCTCCCAGGCCGGGCAGGCGCTGCGCAGCCCGGACGGTCCCGACCCGCTCGGCGGGCTCGCGGTGCGGACGCTGCTGGCGGACGGGGAGTCGCAGTCCGCCGGGCTCATGACCACCTACGCCAACGCCGTCCAGCCGGTTTCGCGGGTCTACGACGGCTTCATGATCCACAGCAACGGCGCGGTCGGGGCCCCGATCAGCGGCGAACTGTCCGACACGCTGTGGATGCCGAACCCGTCCCGGATCCGGACGGACCTGACCGTGCCCACCTTCGTGGTGCTGACCGAGACCGACGTCCCCCTGGCGGCGGCCGCGCGCCAGCCGGACACCGACCGGGTCGTGCACTGGGAACTCGCCGGCACCTCGCACGGCGACCAGTGGGCCTACCACCTCGGCCAGGCGACGGTGGAGAGGTCGGCGGGGGCGGACGCGCCGGCGCCCGACTGCGCGGCCGGCTCGGCCCCGTACAACGACGGGCCCGGCCACTACGCGATGAACGCGGCGCTGCGCCGGCTGGACGCGTGGGCGCGCGGAGGGGCGCGGCCGGCGAGCGGGGCGCCGCTCGACACGATCCTGCGCGACCCGCGCACCGGGCTCGCGACCGGGGGCGTGCGGCTGCCGGACGTCGCGGTCCCGACCCGGACGCTCACCGGGATGCGCGACACCGCGGGCAGCGGCGTCTTCTGCGGCCTCTACGGCGCCCGGGACCCGTGGAACGGCGGCGCCGATCCCTGGGACCGGCATGACGCGGGCGACCCGTCCGATCCGTCCCTTCCGTTCACGGCGGAGCCGGTGCTCAGCGTGCTGTACCCGACGCACGCCGGCTACGTGAGCAAGGTCCGGGCGGCCGCGCAGGCCTCGGTGAGCGCCGGCCACCTGCTCCCCGAGGACGCGACGACGATCATCGCGGCCGCGGAGCGCTCCGGCACCGGCGGCTGA
- the speB gene encoding agmatinase translates to MPGRYGSQFGPDITFLGVPRCTWSDPSTYEDADVVIIGAPFDGGTSHRPGTRFGPQYIRQSCYMPHDGSRPSLALRVDGLRGDLTVRDAGDVEMYSGDAERSVRTLQEAVYAVARTGTIPLILGGDHTIAWPDAAGVADHLGAGRVSMVHFDAHADTGDVNLGSLVGHGQPMRRLIESGAVRGDRFLQLGLRGYWPGPETLEWMAAQGMRSYEMSEIVARGLDECLTEAFEIATDACDGVFLSVDIDVCDPGHAPGTGTPEPGGLTGRELLDAVRRVTYELPVVGVDVVEVSPPYDNADITSALANRVVLEALSGIARRRRDGRDGTRWDPRRPLLDGR, encoded by the coding sequence ATGCCCGGAAGGTACGGTTCGCAGTTCGGCCCCGACATCACGTTCCTCGGGGTGCCGCGCTGCACCTGGTCCGACCCGTCGACGTACGAGGACGCCGACGTGGTCATCATCGGGGCGCCGTTCGACGGCGGCACGTCCCACCGGCCGGGAACCCGCTTCGGACCGCAGTACATCCGCCAGTCCTGCTATATGCCCCACGACGGCTCGCGTCCATCCCTTGCCCTGCGGGTCGACGGGCTCCGGGGCGACCTCACGGTCCGCGACGCCGGCGATGTCGAGATGTACTCCGGGGACGCCGAGCGTTCCGTCCGAACACTTCAGGAGGCGGTGTACGCGGTCGCCCGTACCGGAACGATTCCGCTCATCCTCGGCGGCGACCACACGATCGCGTGGCCCGACGCCGCCGGGGTGGCCGACCACCTGGGCGCCGGGCGGGTCTCGATGGTCCACTTCGACGCGCACGCCGACACGGGCGACGTGAACCTCGGTTCGCTGGTCGGCCACGGGCAGCCGATGCGGCGGTTGATCGAGTCCGGGGCGGTGCGCGGCGACCGGTTCCTGCAGCTGGGCCTGCGCGGGTACTGGCCGGGTCCCGAGACGCTGGAGTGGATGGCCGCGCAGGGCATGCGCTCCTACGAGATGTCCGAGATCGTCGCTCGCGGCCTGGACGAGTGCCTGACGGAGGCGTTCGAGATCGCCACCGACGCGTGCGACGGGGTGTTCCTGTCGGTCGACATCGATGTGTGCGACCCGGGCCACGCGCCGGGCACCGGGACACCCGAGCCCGGCGGGCTGACCGGGCGCGAGCTCCTGGACGCGGTCCGGCGCGTCACCTACGAGCTGCCGGTCGTCGGGGTCGACGTCGTGGAGGTCTCCCCGCCCTACGACAATGCCGACATCACCTCGGCTCTGGCCAACCGCGTCGTCCTGGAGGCGCTGTCGGGCATCGCTCGGCGCCGCCGCGACGGGCGTGACGGGACGCGGTGGGACCCACGCCGCCCCCTGCTCGACGGGCGCTAG
- a CDS encoding PRC-barrel domain-containing protein: protein MFEIEDIRQWRGRTVIDPTGSKIGPLEAVYVDTLTDRPSFATVRIGLPTRQRLVFVPLAGCTLGPDHLRVAHDKKQVKGAPGIDTNGELFADAEPEVFAYYSLPYRAAPDERLLARR, encoded by the coding sequence ATGTTCGAGATCGAGGACATTCGTCAATGGCGCGGCCGGACCGTGATCGACCCGACCGGGAGCAAGATCGGGCCGCTGGAGGCCGTCTACGTCGACACGCTCACCGACCGGCCCTCGTTCGCCACGGTCAGGATCGGCCTGCCGACCCGGCAGCGCCTGGTCTTCGTGCCGCTGGCCGGATGCACGCTGGGCCCGGACCACCTCCGCGTCGCGCACGACAAGAAGCAGGTCAAGGGCGCTCCGGGGATCGACACCAACGGCGAGCTCTTCGCCGATGCCGAACCCGAGGTCTTCGCCTACTACAGCCTCCCCTACCGGGCGGCGCCGGACGAGCGTCTCCTCGCCCGCCGCTGA
- a CDS encoding DUF397 domain-containing protein, producing the protein MRKPSVEDLGIDPGVLEWRRSQTDEGGIEVAFAGEWTLLRTSGKLISVFDEKEWSCFLDGVRKGEFDHAAS; encoded by the coding sequence GTGAGGAAGCCGTCCGTCGAGGACCTGGGCATCGACCCCGGCGTCCTGGAGTGGCGGCGCTCGCAGACCGACGAGGGCGGCATCGAGGTCGCCTTCGCCGGCGAGTGGACGCTGCTGCGCACGTCCGGGAAGCTGATCTCGGTGTTCGACGAGAAGGAGTGGTCCTGCTTCCTCGACGGGGTACGGAAGGGGGAGTTCGACCACGCCGCTTCCTGA
- a CDS encoding helix-turn-helix domain-containing protein — MHARDSLDPSRSMWHFIAVQLRRHRETNGMSGQALGDLLDCDRSTVSRYESATLRLKPTHAETVDRLWNTGGMFTNLVGFAGLADEGDWLASLAAFERRASRIRMWEPTVIPGLLQTPDYARAALTAGPANDLSADLERRMARRSAVFDRETPPRVTAFLNWAALAQLIGSREIMRDQIAHLLTLGELPRVSIRVVENQAGAHPGPRRADHRPHGGRPRSRL, encoded by the coding sequence ATGCACGCCCGGGACTCACTGGACCCGTCACGCTCGATGTGGCATTTCATCGCGGTTCAACTGCGCCGCCACCGCGAGACGAACGGCATGTCGGGGCAGGCCCTCGGCGACCTCCTCGACTGCGACCGCTCGACCGTCTCCAGGTACGAGTCCGCGACGCTTCGCCTCAAGCCGACCCACGCCGAGACCGTCGACCGCCTCTGGAACACCGGCGGGATGTTCACGAACCTGGTGGGCTTCGCCGGCCTGGCGGACGAGGGCGACTGGCTGGCGTCCCTCGCCGCGTTCGAGCGGCGCGCGTCCCGGATCCGCATGTGGGAGCCCACGGTGATCCCCGGCCTGCTCCAGACCCCGGACTACGCCAGGGCGGCGCTGACGGCCGGCCCGGCGAACGACCTGAGCGCCGACCTGGAACGGCGCATGGCACGCAGGTCCGCCGTCTTCGACAGGGAGACGCCGCCCCGCGTGACCGCGTTCCTGAACTGGGCCGCCCTGGCGCAACTGATCGGCTCGCGCGAGATCATGCGCGATCAGATCGCCCATCTGCTGACGCTCGGCGAACTGCCGCGGGTCAGCATCCGCGTGGTCGAGAACCAGGCCGGCGCCCACCCGGGCCCTCGACGGGCCGATCACCGTCCTCACGGTGGACGACCGCGATCTCGCCTATGA
- a CDS encoding helix-turn-helix domain-containing protein encodes MSDAYGATIAKRGLARRLKELRVEAEYTANQVCDRLNWGRGKVGRFEANNWVRPELSDIRDLARIYEGSDLAELEELAGRARRRAWWRDYPEVFDNEFPGFESDASSIRVVMPLVLPGLLQTVPYMQALLSVGTRTPEWRERAMRARLRRQQILDRGDGTAPELTAIITEASLLYEWGEPGDRRAQFAHLLAMSERPNVELRLLRLADGMHPGMSTLVNIFRFPGGEPPMVFLENDADVQEVGTPDDVEAHDEIFEQIRQAALSPADTAEHLRKVISTLE; translated from the coding sequence ATGAGCGATGCTTACGGGGCCACCATCGCCAAGCGGGGGCTGGCACGCCGCTTGAAAGAGCTGCGCGTCGAGGCCGAATACACGGCCAATCAGGTCTGCGACCGGCTGAACTGGGGACGGGGGAAGGTCGGCCGGTTCGAGGCCAACAACTGGGTGCGGCCCGAACTCAGCGACATTCGCGATCTCGCGCGCATTTACGAGGGCAGCGATCTCGCTGAGTTGGAGGAACTGGCGGGCCGTGCGCGGCGGCGGGCCTGGTGGCGTGACTACCCCGAGGTGTTCGACAACGAGTTCCCGGGCTTCGAGAGCGACGCGTCGAGCATCAGGGTGGTCATGCCACTGGTCCTGCCGGGTCTTCTGCAGACCGTGCCGTACATGCAGGCGCTGCTGTCGGTCGGGACCAGGACGCCGGAGTGGCGGGAGCGCGCGATGCGCGCGCGGCTGCGCCGGCAGCAGATCCTCGATCGCGGGGACGGGACGGCGCCCGAGCTGACGGCGATCATCACCGAGGCGTCCCTGCTGTACGAGTGGGGCGAGCCCGGCGACCGGCGCGCCCAGTTCGCCCACCTGCTCGCCATGTCCGAGCGTCCGAACGTGGAACTGCGGCTGCTGCGCCTCGCCGACGGGATGCACCCGGGCATGTCCACGCTGGTCAACATCTTCCGGTTTCCCGGCGGCGAGCCGCCCATGGTCTTCCTCGAGAACGACGCGGACGTCCAGGAGGTCGGCACCCCCGACGACGTGGAGGCCCATGACGAGATCTTCGAGCAGATCCGCCAGGCGGCGCTCAGCCCCGCCGACACCGCGGAGCATCTGAGGAAAGTGATCTCAACTCTGGAGTAG
- a CDS encoding MBL fold metallo-hydrolase yields MSGDVRFRLYITGDTLMFDGIQQIARRTSDIDLAVLHLGGTTLPGGLVVTMDGAQGADVVETIRPAVAVPVHYNDYAVMKSPLDDFRRELERRGLTGRATYVAPGETHAFHRP; encoded by the coding sequence GTGAGCGGCGACGTGCGGTTCCGCCTCTACATCACCGGCGACACCCTGATGTTCGACGGCATCCAGCAGATCGCCCGCCGCACCTCCGACATCGATCTGGCCGTGCTCCACCTGGGCGGCACCACGCTGCCCGGCGGGCTCGTGGTCACCATGGACGGCGCCCAGGGCGCGGACGTCGTCGAGACGATCCGCCCGGCGGTCGCGGTGCCGGTCCACTACAACGACTACGCCGTCATGAAGTCGCCCCTGGACGACTTCCGTCGCGAGCTGGAGCGTCGTGGACTGACCGGCCGGGCCACGTACGTCGCCCCGGGGGAGACCCACGCCTTCCACCGCCCGTGA
- a CDS encoding DUF397 domain-containing protein, giving the protein MTPWRKASRSGTSGQSNCVEVARLSGIIGIRDSKNPSGTRFMLSAAGFRRFTAEVRRGAHDAR; this is encoded by the coding sequence ATGACCCCCTGGCGCAAGGCGAGCCGCAGCGGCACCAGCGGGCAGTCCAACTGCGTCGAGGTCGCGCGGCTGTCGGGCATTATCGGAATCCGCGACAGCAAGAACCCTTCCGGCACTCGGTTCATGCTCTCGGCGGCCGGTTTTCGCCGGTTCACCGCCGAAGTCAGACGCGGGGCCCATGACGCGCGCTGA
- a CDS encoding hydrophobic protein: MPWLMILVLLLALILFGVGFTLKILWVVAAIVLILWLLGFVLRSAGPSGKRGRWYRW, translated from the coding sequence ATGCCTTGGCTGATGATCCTGGTGCTTCTGCTGGCGCTGATCCTGTTCGGCGTCGGCTTCACTCTCAAGATCCTTTGGGTCGTGGCCGCGATCGTCCTGATCCTGTGGCTGCTGGGCTTCGTGCTGCGCAGCGCGGGCCCGTCCGGCAAGCGCGGTCGCTGGTACCGCTGGTAA